The Latilactobacillus sakei subsp. sakei DSM 20017 = JCM 1157 genome includes a window with the following:
- a CDS encoding ribosomal-processing cysteine protease Prp gives MIKADFIVNADSQIISFQITGHADSGPYGSDIVCAAVSAVSIGTINSLQKLAGFEPEVEADNLNGGLLTCQVPATVTGQALATAQILLQNLQLTLEDITQQYGQYIQVQTKRK, from the coding sequence ATGATTAAGGCTGACTTTATCGTCAATGCGGATTCGCAAATTATTTCTTTTCAAATTACGGGTCATGCTGACTCGGGTCCTTACGGGAGTGATATCGTTTGTGCAGCTGTTTCAGCCGTCTCAATTGGGACGATTAACAGTTTGCAAAAGCTCGCTGGTTTTGAACCAGAGGTAGAAGCAGATAACCTAAATGGTGGTTTGTTAACCTGTCAAGTGCCGGCAACGGTTACGGGACAAGCTTTGGCAACGGCGCAAATTCTCTTGCAGAATTTGCAACTGACGCTCGAAGATATTACGCAACAATACGGGCAGTACATTCAAGTACAAACAAAACGTAAATAG
- the rplU gene encoding 50S ribosomal protein L21, with translation MYAIIKTGGKQYKVEAGQAIYVEKLAAEAGEKVTFDQVILVGGETTKVGTPNIDGVTVDGTVEKQGREKKVVTFKYKPKKHSHQKKGHRQPYTKVMIDAINA, from the coding sequence ATGTACGCAATTATCAAAACAGGTGGCAAACAATATAAGGTAGAAGCTGGTCAAGCAATCTACGTTGAAAAGTTAGCCGCAGAAGCTGGCGAAAAAGTAACTTTTGATCAAGTTATTTTAGTTGGTGGTGAAACAACTAAGGTTGGTACACCAAACATTGATGGTGTTACTGTTGATGGTACTGTTGAAAAACAAGGGCGCGAAAAGAAAGTTGTTACTTTCAAATACAAACCTAAGAAACACAGTCATCAAAAGAAGGGTCATCGTCAACCATATACTAAAGTGATGATCGACGCTATCAACGCCTAA
- a CDS encoding TetR/AcrR family transcriptional regulator: protein MVRESNPETTDPRVQRTKQQLRRALVELLKTATTKEISIQAITKNAQITRGTFYLHYEDKTDFIQKAVQDLIRDLYQTVTIQNDKLAQPYQQINLLALFEYVERRQDAFKVFHKNDMSLAFKQQLTTEMRRRIEAYLNNLFQEATQSDQIELSITADYLAGASLVLVFKWIEDGLVYSPRYMAKMLYQLVQMPNMAFNVAGFFVEA from the coding sequence ATGGTTCGTGAAAGCAATCCTGAAACGACCGACCCACGTGTTCAGCGGACAAAACAGCAATTACGCCGAGCGCTGGTTGAACTATTAAAAACAGCGACCACTAAAGAAATTTCAATTCAAGCGATTACTAAAAATGCACAGATTACCCGGGGGACTTTTTACCTCCATTATGAAGATAAAACAGATTTTATTCAAAAAGCAGTACAAGATTTAATTCGGGATTTATACCAAACAGTGACAATCCAAAATGATAAGTTGGCGCAACCCTATCAGCAAATCAATTTATTAGCGTTATTTGAATATGTTGAACGCCGCCAAGATGCCTTTAAAGTATTCCATAAAAATGATATGAGTTTGGCTTTTAAACAGCAATTAACGACCGAAATGCGGCGGCGAATTGAAGCCTATCTCAATAATTTATTTCAAGAGGCAACCCAGTCTGATCAGATTGAATTGAGTATCACAGCCGATTATCTTGCTGGTGCGAGTTTAGTGCTCGTTTTCAAGTGGATTGAAGATGGATTAGTCTATTCACCACGCTACATGGCTAAGATGCTTTATCAACTTGTTCAGATGCCAAACATGGCTTTTAATGTGGCTGGATTCTTCGTTGAAGCGTAA
- a CDS encoding lactate oxidase, translating into MTYHTSDAEHPVDVLNLASLEGRVKERMEAGAFGYIRGGSEDEWTMAENTSAFNQKKIMPRVLQGVEHADLHTKLWDIDLKTPIIQAPSAAQGLAHEKGEVDTAKGMAAAGSIFSISTYANTLVEDAAAAAPDAPQFFQLYMSKDDQFNEFLLQKAVKAGVKAIILTVDSTLGGYREADIQTKFQFPLPMPNLAAYSNSDGAGKGISEIYAAAKQGIVPEDIQKIKEITHLPVIVKGIQSPVDAELAIQAGADGIWVSNHGGRQLDGGPASFEVLPLVAQQVAKRVPIIFDSGVRRGEHVFKALASGADLVAIGRPIIYGLNLGGAQGVTSVIDHLNHELSITMQLAGTKTIDAVKETTLLD; encoded by the coding sequence ATGACATATCATACAAGTGACGCAGAACACCCAGTTGATGTTTTAAACCTAGCATCGCTAGAGGGTCGTGTGAAGGAACGAATGGAAGCAGGTGCCTTTGGCTATATTCGTGGCGGTTCAGAAGATGAATGGACAATGGCTGAAAATACCAGTGCCTTCAATCAAAAAAAGATTATGCCCCGTGTTTTACAAGGGGTTGAACATGCTGATTTGCACACAAAATTGTGGGATATTGATTTGAAGACGCCGATTATTCAAGCCCCTTCAGCAGCACAAGGCTTAGCCCACGAAAAAGGTGAAGTAGATACTGCCAAAGGGATGGCCGCAGCTGGTTCAATCTTCTCAATTAGTACGTATGCTAATACACTTGTTGAAGATGCAGCCGCAGCTGCGCCTGATGCACCACAATTCTTCCAACTTTATATGAGTAAAGACGATCAATTTAATGAATTCTTACTACAAAAAGCAGTTAAAGCAGGCGTTAAAGCGATTATTTTAACAGTGGATTCGACATTAGGCGGTTATCGTGAAGCAGATATCCAAACAAAATTCCAATTCCCATTACCAATGCCTAATTTAGCAGCTTATAGTAACTCAGATGGTGCTGGCAAAGGCATTTCAGAAATCTATGCTGCTGCTAAACAAGGCATTGTCCCAGAAGATATTCAAAAGATTAAAGAAATCACGCACTTACCCGTTATCGTTAAAGGAATTCAATCACCTGTTGATGCTGAATTAGCCATCCAAGCAGGCGCTGATGGTATTTGGGTGTCAAATCACGGTGGTCGTCAACTAGATGGTGGACCTGCTTCTTTTGAAGTTTTACCATTAGTGGCACAACAAGTTGCCAAACGGGTGCCAATCATCTTTGATAGTGGCGTTCGTCGTGGTGAGCACGTCTTTAAAGCACTTGCTAGTGGGGCTGATTTGGTCGCAATTGGGCGTCCAATTATTTACGGATTAAACTTAGGGGGCGCACAAGGCGTAACCTCTGTGATTGATCATTTGAACCATGAATTGTCAATCACAATGCAATTAGCTGGTACTAAGACAATCGATGCCGTCAAAGAAACGACATTACTTGATTAA
- the purD gene encoding phosphoribosylamine--glycine ligase yields MDILVIGSGAREHTLARELLKSEQVEQVYCLPGNPGMQLDQIKTAAIDVNDFEQLIVFAKKQAVAYTVVGPEQPLVAGIVDAFQAAGLAIFGPAKQAAALEGSKTFAKKMMAQAQVPTAQYQTVTNESEALYALEGRSLPIVIKADGLAAGKGVVIAESLADGLAAVRRFFKQGRRQILIEDYLIGEEFSLMALVADDQVYPLPITQDHKRAFEGDRGPNTGGMGAYCPVPQISDQMVQTAVETIIKPVVAAMAANGTPFTGVLYAGLIATATGIKVIEFNVRFGDPETQVVLPRLQGDLAQVFQQLLTHQQPTLDWQADGVTLGVVVAAKGYPNQTPAIFQLAPTARFKAANSQFSFAGVVATTGGLMSAGGRLYTAVYTAPTMAQARVQIEADLQSVANPQSFFRRDIGFKSQM; encoded by the coding sequence ATGGATATCTTGGTGATTGGCAGTGGTGCGCGTGAGCATACACTGGCACGTGAACTACTAAAAAGTGAACAAGTTGAACAGGTCTATTGCTTACCTGGGAACCCGGGGATGCAATTGGACCAGATAAAAACGGCCGCAATTGACGTCAATGATTTTGAGCAGTTAATTGTGTTTGCTAAAAAACAGGCGGTGGCTTACACCGTCGTTGGCCCAGAACAACCGTTAGTCGCTGGGATTGTGGATGCTTTTCAAGCCGCGGGTTTAGCAATTTTTGGCCCGGCGAAGCAGGCTGCGGCATTGGAGGGTTCAAAAACATTTGCCAAAAAAATGATGGCTCAGGCCCAAGTGCCCACCGCACAATATCAAACGGTGACTAACGAATCAGAGGCGCTATACGCGTTGGAAGGGCGCTCATTGCCAATCGTCATCAAGGCGGATGGCTTAGCCGCTGGTAAAGGCGTTGTCATTGCCGAAAGCTTGGCGGATGGCTTAGCAGCCGTTCGACGGTTCTTCAAACAAGGGCGCCGTCAGATCCTCATCGAAGACTATTTGATCGGGGAGGAGTTCTCGCTAATGGCGCTAGTAGCTGATGATCAAGTTTACCCGTTGCCAATTACCCAGGATCATAAGCGGGCCTTTGAAGGTGACCGGGGGCCGAATACCGGTGGGATGGGCGCCTATTGTCCAGTACCGCAAATTAGTGATCAAATGGTACAAACGGCAGTTGAAACGATTATCAAACCAGTTGTGGCAGCGATGGCCGCTAATGGCACACCGTTTACCGGCGTTTTATATGCAGGATTAATTGCGACCGCAACTGGGATCAAAGTAATTGAGTTCAACGTACGCTTTGGCGATCCGGAAACTCAAGTGGTGTTACCACGTTTGCAAGGTGATTTAGCGCAAGTCTTTCAGCAATTATTAACCCATCAGCAACCGACTTTGGACTGGCAAGCAGATGGTGTGACGTTAGGGGTTGTGGTGGCCGCTAAAGGGTATCCAAATCAAACGCCGGCAATTTTTCAGTTGGCACCAACTGCTCGTTTTAAAGCGGCTAATAGTCAGTTTAGCTTTGCCGGTGTGGTAGCAACAACCGGGGGCTTAATGAGTGCTGGTGGCCGTTTATATACGGCCGTTTATACGGCACCCACAATGGCGCAAGCGCGGGTCCAAATTGAAGCCGATTTACAATCGGTGGCCAATCCGCAAAGCTTTTTCCGCCGAGACATTGGGTTTAAAAGTCAAATGTAA
- the purH gene encoding bifunctional phosphoribosylaminoimidazolecarboxamide formyltransferase/IMP cyclohydrolase has product MKRALISVSDKTGIVAFAQGLVAADFEIISTGGTFSALEKAGVPVTPIDEVTHFPEMLDGRVKTLHPNIHGGLLAKRDEPTHMAALAEHEITPIDLVCVNLYPFKETIQKPEITQAQAIEQIDIGGPSMLRSAAKNFKSVYVVVDQADYDETLAQLQQDDVTYRRHLAAKAFRHTAAYDSLIAGYLSDADAVEFPEKLSLTYDFKQALRYGENAHQKAAFYQSALPSAFSIASAHQLHGKELSYNNIKDADAAIKVAAEFSEPCVVAMKHMNPCGVGLGTTIYDAWQKAFAADSVSIFGGIIALNREVDVQTANALHELFLEIVIAPSFAPEALAILEKKKNIRLMTLDFEQAAKADRFETVSVLGGLLVQERDRLTDQASELKTVTTKAPTEDEKEALLFAQRVVKHVKSNAIVVATKDQTLGVGAGQMNRVGSVKIALEQALANGMQAPFVLASDAFFPMDDSVAYAAEHGITAIIQPGGSIKDQDSIDMANQKGVSMVFTNRRHFKH; this is encoded by the coding sequence ATGAAAAGAGCATTGATTAGCGTTTCAGACAAAACGGGTATTGTGGCATTTGCCCAAGGATTAGTAGCGGCAGATTTTGAAATTATTTCAACCGGTGGCACTTTTAGCGCCTTGGAAAAAGCGGGTGTGCCAGTGACGCCCATTGATGAAGTGACCCATTTTCCTGAAATGTTAGACGGTCGGGTTAAAACCCTCCATCCCAATATTCACGGTGGTCTATTGGCTAAGCGTGATGAACCAACACATATGGCGGCACTTGCTGAACACGAGATTACACCGATTGATCTTGTCTGTGTTAACCTCTATCCCTTTAAAGAAACGATTCAAAAACCAGAGATTACCCAAGCGCAAGCGATTGAACAAATTGATATTGGTGGTCCATCAATGTTGCGTTCAGCTGCTAAAAACTTTAAGTCAGTGTACGTCGTGGTGGATCAAGCCGACTATGACGAAACATTGGCACAATTGCAACAAGATGATGTCACTTACCGCCGCCATTTAGCCGCTAAAGCATTCCGGCACACTGCTGCATACGATAGTTTGATTGCCGGGTATCTATCAGATGCCGATGCGGTTGAATTCCCTGAAAAACTTTCCTTAACATACGACTTCAAACAAGCGTTACGTTACGGCGAAAACGCCCATCAAAAAGCTGCCTTTTACCAAAGTGCTTTACCAAGCGCCTTTTCGATTGCTTCTGCCCATCAATTGCACGGGAAAGAATTGTCTTACAATAATATTAAGGATGCAGATGCAGCGATTAAAGTCGCCGCAGAATTCAGCGAACCATGCGTGGTGGCGATGAAACACATGAATCCTTGTGGCGTTGGTTTGGGAACAACTATCTACGATGCTTGGCAAAAAGCTTTTGCAGCCGATTCCGTCTCAATTTTTGGTGGCATCATTGCCTTGAACCGCGAAGTAGACGTTCAAACAGCCAATGCTTTGCATGAATTATTCTTGGAAATTGTTATTGCCCCAAGCTTTGCACCAGAAGCGTTAGCAATTCTTGAAAAGAAAAAGAATATCCGTTTGATGACACTTGATTTTGAACAAGCCGCTAAAGCGGATCGGTTCGAAACAGTTTCGGTCTTAGGTGGTCTATTGGTTCAAGAAAGAGATCGCTTAACGGATCAAGCATCTGAATTGAAGACGGTCACGACTAAAGCCCCAACTGAAGATGAAAAAGAAGCGCTCCTATTTGCGCAACGCGTGGTAAAACACGTCAAAAGTAACGCGATTGTTGTCGCAACTAAAGATCAAACGTTGGGCGTTGGTGCCGGTCAGATGAACCGAGTTGGCTCCGTTAAAATTGCGTTGGAACAAGCACTAGCTAATGGGATGCAAGCACCATTCGTGTTAGCATCAGATGCCTTTTTTCCAATGGACGATAGTGTGGCCTACGCTGCTGAACACGGCATTACAGCGATTATTCAACCTGGTGGATCAATTAAAGATCAAGATTCAATCGACATGGCGAACCAAAAAGGGGTCAGCATGGTCTTTACAAATCGACGTCATTTTAAACATTAA
- the purM gene encoding phosphoribosylformylglycinamidine cyclo-ligase has product MTDAYQKAGVDVTAGYEVVARIQKKVGADNHNIGSFGGQYALEMAQYQKPVLVSSTDGVGTKLMVAFAADQHATIGIDCVAMCVNDIVAQGAQPLYFLDYLATGKTDPDKIEDIVAGVLEGCKQANMALIGGETAEMPGMYAAKHYDVAGFAVGIAEQDALVTGKTIQAGDVLIGLASSGIHSNGYSLVRKIFFEQNNLTVASQLPELPGKPLGDWLLTPTKIYVEDLQPLLQQRVIKGAAHITGGGFIENVPRMLPADLAAHLTLGSWPILPIFKALQQYGQLAEMEMYNIFNMGIGMVLAVAPEEAPAVLAQLNAKQEQAYQIGTVQKRQQAAVELVTTK; this is encoded by the coding sequence ATGACAGATGCTTACCAAAAAGCGGGCGTCGATGTGACGGCTGGTTACGAAGTCGTTGCCCGCATCCAAAAAAAAGTAGGGGCTGATAATCACAATATTGGCAGCTTTGGCGGACAATACGCGCTAGAAATGGCCCAGTATCAAAAGCCGGTGTTGGTCTCGAGTACGGATGGTGTCGGTACGAAATTGATGGTGGCTTTTGCGGCTGACCAACATGCGACCATCGGGATCGATTGTGTGGCGATGTGTGTCAACGACATTGTTGCACAAGGTGCGCAACCGTTATACTTCTTAGACTATTTAGCGACTGGTAAAACTGATCCCGATAAGATTGAAGACATCGTCGCTGGCGTGCTTGAAGGTTGCAAGCAAGCCAATATGGCTTTAATTGGCGGTGAAACGGCCGAAATGCCTGGTATGTATGCGGCTAAGCACTATGACGTGGCCGGTTTTGCAGTTGGGATTGCTGAACAAGATGCGCTAGTGACCGGCAAAACGATCCAAGCGGGCGACGTGCTGATTGGATTAGCGTCTAGCGGTATTCACTCCAATGGTTATTCGTTGGTTCGCAAAATCTTTTTTGAGCAAAATAATTTGACGGTGGCCAGCCAATTACCTGAGTTGCCGGGTAAACCACTGGGAGACTGGTTATTAACGCCTACTAAGATTTATGTTGAAGACTTACAGCCACTACTGCAACAACGGGTGATTAAAGGCGCCGCGCATATTACAGGCGGCGGTTTTATCGAAAACGTCCCCCGGATGCTGCCGGCTGATTTAGCGGCCCACTTAACGTTGGGCAGTTGGCCAATCCTACCGATTTTTAAGGCCTTACAACAATATGGGCAACTTGCTGAAATGGAGATGTATAACATCTTCAATATGGGGATTGGGATGGTCTTGGCGGTTGCGCCAGAAGAAGCACCAGCCGTTTTAGCGCAATTGAATGCCAAACAAGAACAAGCTTATCAGATTGGGACCGTTCAAAAACGGCAACAAGCGGCGGTTGAATTGGTGACGACCAAATGA